The nucleotide sequence TCAAATCGCGCACGAAGCGTCGCGCCTCTGCGAGGTTTTCCACCGCGGTGGTCTCGATGATGGCGATCCGCTCCCCGGCCCGGGCGGGGTCGGCGTGCTCGAGGGACTGCCGGGCGGCCCGGGACATCAGCACGATGGAGGACAGGCCCTGGGCAAGGGTGTCGTGGATCTCCCGGGACAGCCTCTCGCGCTCCGCTGAGCGCCCGGCCTCACGTTCTCGGTGGGCCAGTTCCGTCCGGGCGGCCTCCAGTTCACGGATGACCCGCCGGTGCCGCTGGGCGTCGCGGTACAGCCTGCGGTATCCGTGGCCGACGACGACGGCGAACACCGCCCCCACGACGGGTCCCACAACCATGGCGGCGCGGAACCCGTCGGGTCCGGTGTGCAAGAACTGCGCCACGATCACCACGGCCGTCAGCACCACGATGCACCCCACAGCCACGGCGCGAGGCAAGAGCACGAGGTAGACGAAGAAGAGCGGGAACACCACCCAGGAGAAGTCCGAGCTCAGCAGTGTCAGCGTGCCCCACAGCACCGTGACCACCATGAGCCAAGGAAGGGCCAAAGGCCGCGGGTCCCACCCCGCCTGACGCCGGGCGGCCCTGTTCTCCGCGACCGTCCCCACCAGGTAGACCGCAGCCAACAGCGCCGCCAGACCCAGGAGCAGAACCAGCGGCCGGGCCCCTGTTCCGGAGGCGTGCGCCTGGAGCACGGCCCGCCCGGCCCCCAGCAGCAGCAGAGCCGCGAAACTCACGTGCAGGGTGATCCTCAGGGCGCCCAGGACAGCGGGGGTCGAGGTGTCCTCGTGCACTTGTCTCCCTCGTCCTGGGCCACCGTCCGGCCGTGGAACCGCCCGATGGCCAGGAAGTGATCGAGGCGGTCTGTGGCCATGCTACGGAGCGGAAGGGTCGTGCGGGTCCACCAGATGGTTGATCCCTCTATCCGTGGATCGGTGCCCACGGATCGGCCGGCGGGGCGATCCCGAGCCGACCCGTTCTCGCGATGCTGGGAAGCACGCCATGCCTCCGCTACCAGCACGCACAGGAGCCTCCCCATGTACCTGTCCCTTCGCGACATCACCTTTGCCAGAGGGCGGTTCGCCCTCATCGGTGCTGTCGTGGCCTTGATCACTCTCCTATTGGTCCTGCTCACCGGCCTGACCAACGGTCTGGGCCACCAGAACATCTCTGCCCTGGAACGCCTCGGGGCCCAACGCTTCGTCTTCAGCGCTCCCGCCGACGACTCCGGCCAGCCCACCTTCACCGAGTCCCAGATCACCGGCGACCAGTTCCAAGGCTGGCAAGACGCTGTCGGCGACACCGACGTGGAGCGGATCGGGTTGACCCAGACACGGGCCCAAGCCGGCCCCAACACCGGTGCGACCAGCGTGGCCGTACTCGGACTCGAGGCCGGCACCGCACTGGCCCCCGACCTCCGCGCCCTCGACGGGGCGACACACCCGGGCCCCGGGGAAGCGGTGCTCAGCCAGAGCGTGGCCGAGAACCTCGGTGCGGCCGTGGGAGACACCATCGAGCTATCCACGACCGAGCTGACCGTCACCGGGATCACTCAGGACGAGTACTACAGCCACATCCCCGTCGTGTGGGCCGCCATGGCCGACTACCCCGACATCGCCCACCTCGACCAGGACGTCGAAGCCACCACACTGGCCCTGACCGCGGACACCCCTGCTGCCAACGCCGGCGCCGGGACAGGGACCGTGACCACCGACACCCGCGGCGCCTTCGCCGCCCTGCCCGCTTACCAGTCCGAGCGCGGGTCGCTGCTGATGATGCAGGGGTTCCTCTACGGGATCTCCGCCCTGGTCGTGGTGTCCTTCCTGACCGTGTGGACCATCCAGCGCACCCGCGACATCGCCGTCCTGCGCGCCCTGGGCGCGTCCCGGGCCTACCTCGTGCGCGACTCTCTGGGCCAAGCCGCTGTGGTGCTCCTGGCCGGCGTCCTCGCCGGCGGACTGGTGGGTGCCGGCATCGGTGCTGCGGCCAGCACCGTCGTCCCATTCACACTGTCACCGACCACGGCCCTGCTGCCCGCCCTCGGCGTGTTCGCCCTCGGAGTGGCAGGCTCCCTCCTCGCCGTCCGTCGCGTCTCGTCCGTCGATCCCCTGCTCGCCCTCGGAGGCAACTGACCATGAAATCCGCCCACGTCACCGACCCCGCCACATCTGCCCAGCGCCGGGCTGCTCCTGCCATCGCTGCGCTGCGGCTGGAGCGCGTCACCCTGGCATACGCCGATGGCACCCACGAGGACGGCAGCCCCCGCACAGTCCGCGCCCTGGATACCGTGGACTTCTCGGCCGAGACCGGAACCATCACCGCTCTGGTGGGGCCGTCCGGATCCGGCAAGTCCTCACTGCTGGCCGTAGCAGCAACCCTGATCCGGCCGAGCTCAGGGAGGGTGTGCTTGGCCGACCGCGATCTCACGCACCTGCCCGAGAAGGAGCTGGCCCAGGTGCGCCGATCCGAGATCGGGATGATCTTCCAGCAACCCAACCTGCTGCCCTCCCTCACCGCACGGGAACAGCTCGTGCTCACCGCTCACCTGCGCGGTGCCCGCGGAGCAGAACTGAAGAACGCCGCGGCCGAAGCAGGCGATCTGCTCGAACTCGTCGGCATGTCCGGCTCCGCCGACCGCCGCCCGCACCAGCTCTCCGGGGGCCAGCGCCAACGAGTCAACATCGCCCGAGCACTGATGAACCGACCCCAGGTGATGCTCGTGGACGAACCCACCGCGGCACTGGACCACAACCGGTCCCAACAGATCATGGAGCTGCTCGTGGAGGTGACTCGGCGCTTCGACACGGCCACCGTGGTAGTCACCCACGACACCGAGTTCGTCCCGTTGGCTGACCGAGCCGTGACCATGCGTGACGGCCGACTGAGCTGACGGGACTGCCGGGGACTATCGCAGTAACGGTGTAAGAGGCCCAATCACCCCGTTCGGGGTTGGAGGGTCGACATGAGCGAGAAGATCGAGACACTGGTGGACGTGAGCCCACCGAAGCCCGGTGACGAGCCGGAAGAGAACGCGCAGCTGAGCGCGGCTGAGCAGGACACGGTCCGGGAGCTGGTCCGTGCCGCCCGCGCCAGCGGGGCGGCGTTGACCGGCCCGGGCGGGCTGTTGAAGCAGCTGACCAAGATGGTCGTCGAGGCCGCCCTGGATGAGGAGATGAACGAACACCTCGGCTATGAACCCGGTGACCCGCAAGGGCGTAACCGGGGCAACTCGCGCAACGGGAGGCGGGTCAAGACGGTGATCACCGACAACGCCGGCCCCGTGGAGATCGAGGTCCCCCGGGACCGGCAGGCCAGCTTCGAGCCGGTGATCGTGCGCAAGCGCCAGCGGCGGCTGACGGACCTGGACCAGGTCGTGCTCTCGCTCTCGGCCAAGGGCCTGACCACCGGAGAGATCAGCGCGCACCTGGGCGAGGTCTACGGCGCCGACGTCAGCAAGGACACCG is from Kocuria rosea and encodes:
- a CDS encoding ABC transporter ATP-binding protein — protein: MKSAHVTDPATSAQRRAAPAIAALRLERVTLAYADGTHEDGSPRTVRALDTVDFSAETGTITALVGPSGSGKSSLLAVAATLIRPSSGRVCLADRDLTHLPEKELAQVRRSEIGMIFQQPNLLPSLTAREQLVLTAHLRGARGAELKNAAAEAGDLLELVGMSGSADRRPHQLSGGQRQRVNIARALMNRPQVMLVDEPTAALDHNRSQQIMELLVEVTRRFDTATVVVTHDTEFVPLADRAVTMRDGRLS
- a CDS encoding sensor histidine kinase, with the protein product MHEDTSTPAVLGALRITLHVSFAALLLLGAGRAVLQAHASGTGARPLVLLLGLAALLAAVYLVGTVAENRAARRQAGWDPRPLALPWLMVVTVLWGTLTLLSSDFSWVVFPLFFVYLVLLPRAVAVGCIVVLTAVVIVAQFLHTGPDGFRAAMVVGPVVGAVFAVVVGHGYRRLYRDAQRHRRVIRELEAARTELAHREREAGRSAERERLSREIHDTLAQGLSSIVLMSRAARQSLEHADPARAGERIAIIETTAVENLAEARRFVRDLSSPALDSSLLTALREVCAHTEQRVRASGADLTCKFRCEGEVPDLPSEYQSLLLRAAQSSLANVAAHSRARTAVVTLAGWDDAVSLDVFDDGIGFVPDAADRDTDEEHYGLTKLQHRVRELGGTFTLESEPGNGTVISIRLPLTRPTAAPTHPGPGNAVEENR
- a CDS encoding ABC transporter permease, which codes for MYLSLRDITFARGRFALIGAVVALITLLLVLLTGLTNGLGHQNISALERLGAQRFVFSAPADDSGQPTFTESQITGDQFQGWQDAVGDTDVERIGLTQTRAQAGPNTGATSVAVLGLEAGTALAPDLRALDGATHPGPGEAVLSQSVAENLGAAVGDTIELSTTELTVTGITQDEYYSHIPVVWAAMADYPDIAHLDQDVEATTLALTADTPAANAGAGTGTVTTDTRGAFAALPAYQSERGSLLMMQGFLYGISALVVVSFLTVWTIQRTRDIAVLRALGASRAYLVRDSLGQAAVVLLAGVLAGGLVGAGIGAAASTVVPFTLSPTTALLPALGVFALGVAGSLLAVRRVSSVDPLLALGGN